Proteins encoded within one genomic window of Congzhengia minquanensis:
- the dapB gene encoding 4-hydroxy-tetrahydrodipicolinate reductase, giving the protein MAKIILSGCMGRMGKAISAIVAETEDAEIVCGFDIAGGDCGYPVYSDYASVSVDADVIIDFSHPANLNKLLSFAKRNDLPIVVATTGLTEDQKKELSDASKIIPVFFSANMSLGINLLIRLAKQAAKILEGSFDIEIIEKHHNKKIDAPSGTALAIADGIAESLSNKPEYVYERHSVRKPREKQEIGLHAVRGGTIVGEHEVLFAGPDEVISLSHSAQSRDVFAQGAVRAAKFLSKKSVGFYSMDDLFSDLV; this is encoded by the coding sequence ATGGCGAAAATTATTTTAAGCGGCTGTATGGGCCGTATGGGAAAGGCCATATCCGCCATTGTGGCGGAAACAGAGGATGCGGAGATTGTCTGCGGCTTCGATATTGCCGGCGGCGACTGCGGCTATCCTGTTTACAGCGACTATGCTTCGGTGTCGGTTGACGCTGATGTGATTATTGATTTTTCCCACCCGGCGAACTTAAATAAGCTGTTAAGCTTTGCCAAAAGAAACGACCTGCCCATTGTTGTGGCAACCACAGGGCTGACCGAAGACCAGAAAAAGGAGCTTTCTGACGCTTCAAAAATTATTCCGGTGTTTTTCTCGGCCAACATGTCGTTAGGAATTAATTTGTTAATTCGGCTGGCGAAGCAGGCCGCGAAAATTTTAGAAGGCAGCTTTGACATTGAAATTATTGAAAAGCACCACAACAAAAAGATTGACGCGCCCAGTGGCACGGCGCTTGCCATTGCCGACGGAATTGCGGAAAGCCTTTCGAACAAGCCGGAATATGTTTATGAGCGGCACAGCGTAAGAAAGCCGCGGGAAAAGCAGGAAATTGGCCTGCACGCGGTGCGCGGCGGCACAATTGTCGGCGAGCATGAAGTGTTGTTTGCCGGGCCTGACGAGGTGATTAGCCTCTCCCACAGCGCCCAGTCGAGAGATGTGTTTGCACAGGGCGCGGTGCGCGCGGCAAAATTCTTAAGCAAAAAATCCGTTGGATTCTATTCTATGGACGATTTGT
- the dapA gene encoding 4-hydroxy-tetrahydrodipicolinate synthase: MSKKTLFTGAGTALITPFTENGVNFDALGNIIEFQIENSVDALIICGTTGEAATMPDKEHLSVIEFAVKKTAGRIPIIAGTGSNDTAHCVELSQEAQNLGADGLLIVTPYYNKCTQKGLMMHFDKVLEKVNLPIILYNIPGRTGMQFKLDTLKELAKDERIVGVKEASGSIEYLTDLVHTCPELDVYSGNDDMVVPLLSLGGKGVISVLSNIAPKETHDLCQKFFDGDMKGSLALQMEYLDLIHALFCEVNPIPVKTAMNLMGFNAGPLRLPLCEMDDANLVKLKSAMADRGLI; this comes from the coding sequence ATGAGCAAAAAAACACTTTTTACCGGTGCCGGCACCGCGCTGATTACCCCGTTTACGGAAAACGGCGTGAACTTTGATGCACTGGGCAATATTATAGAATTTCAAATTGAAAACAGCGTTGACGCGCTCATTATTTGCGGCACCACAGGCGAAGCGGCCACCATGCCGGACAAAGAGCACCTGAGCGTGATTGAATTTGCCGTGAAAAAAACAGCCGGCAGAATTCCAATTATTGCAGGAACGGGCAGCAACGACACGGCGCATTGCGTGGAGCTGAGCCAGGAGGCTCAAAATTTAGGTGCCGACGGGCTTTTAATCGTAACGCCCTACTACAACAAATGTACACAAAAAGGCCTGATGATGCACTTTGACAAGGTGTTGGAAAAAGTGAACCTGCCGATTATTTTGTATAATATCCCCGGCAGGACAGGCATGCAGTTCAAGTTGGACACATTAAAAGAGCTTGCAAAAGACGAACGGATTGTTGGTGTAAAAGAAGCCAGCGGCTCAATTGAATATTTAACCGATTTGGTGCACACCTGCCCCGAGTTAGACGTTTATTCCGGCAACGACGACATGGTTGTTCCCCTGCTTTCTTTAGGCGGTAAGGGCGTTATTTCCGTTTTGTCGAACATTGCGCCGAAAGAAACCCACGACCTGTGCCAGAAATTTTTTGACGGCGACATGAAAGGCAGCTTAGCGCTGCAAATGGAATATTTAGACTTAATTCACGCGCTATTCTGCGAAGTGAACCCCATTCCGGTAAAAACCGCAATGAACCTGATGGGCTTTAACGCCGGCCCGCTGCGCCTGCCGCTGTGCGAAATGGACGACGCAAACCTTGTAAAGCTGAAATCTGCTATGGCAGACCGCGGCTTAATTTAG